In Drosophila ananassae strain 14024-0371.13 chromosome 3R, ASM1763931v2, whole genome shotgun sequence, the DNA window AAAACTTGCATAATCCGAATATTAATGTACCCTCTTCTAAAAAAGAATCAATAAAAGCATTGTAAACTACTTActtttaaaaagctttttctttttttcgtcATCTATTTTTCCCAGAGCATCGCGTAGATTACAGCGCTCTTCCTCATCCAGGTTACATAGCAGTTCCATTGCCCGTTCCGTGCTCAGGTGTGTATTAAACTTGGAGTAGCTTCTGCAAGCAAAGGAACAACAGTACGAGAAGGCCCAGGTCTCCTTTACAATATGCGCGCCGCCGGGAGTTGGTGTGCCTATTTTTGGCCTAACAGGGATTGGCGTGGATAGGAGTTGACACTGACGAATTAGTTGTCTAAACACGGAAAGAGATTGTCGCCGCATTGTGGCTATGTATTcgtaattgaaaaattaaatattagatAATTGCAACTGCACAAGGAAAACCTTCCGACTTTTGTTTagtaaaattattaaaaggtTCTTAACACACTGGCCTACTACGCGTGTCCTGCAGAGTGAAAAATTGCGTTGGCGCCAAAGCTCCTCGTTTAATAAAGCTTCCCATCATCTGCAAACTTCTTGACTAGGTCATGCACGGGACTAGCGTAAACAAGTTTCAATTGTGGGACcctgttgcatgttgcataTATACGAAAAAGCTTTCTATGGTGGGTTGCGGTggtatttttaacaaaaatatctaCGGTCCTTCTAAATTTTCTCTGGGAATCTCTGCACGACTTCTGTAATTACATTTTAGAATTTTGTCGTTTATAATGTGAACGTTAATGTAACAATTATAAATTCTCTTAATTTGTtgtatttattgaatattagGTTTTTTACAATTAATAGATGTCAttatttaactttatttagTTCAT includes these proteins:
- the LOC26514811 gene encoding uncharacterized protein LOC26514811 isoform X5 is translated as MRRQSLSVFRQLIRQCQLLSTPIPVRPKIGTPTPGGAHIVKETWAFSYCCSFACRSYSKFNTHLSTERAMELLCNLDEEERCNLRDALGKIDDEKKKKLFKNLANQIEATNFCNCQPRTPTPQDRTPYQEQLNRLPA